TTTTAAAGTTTGGGCAGCATCCTGCTCATTAATAGCCTGTAAAAGAGCATACAATGTCTCCTGTTTAACTAAACCCAATACTTCATAGGCCTTTTCCAATGTCAGATGTTCATTTTCCAAGGAAAGACATTGATCCAAAAAACCGATTGCATCACGCAAACCACCCTCAGCCTTTTTAACTAATAAATCTAGGACCCCTTCCTCGGCAGTTACCTGCTGTGCATTTAAAATTTCTTTTAATCTTTCCTCAATTTTTTGTGGAGTAATTTTTTTAAAATCAAATCTTTGGCAACGAGATAAAATCGTTGCTGGTATTCTTTGGGGTTCGGTAGTAGCTAGAATAAAAAGAACGTGTACAGGAGGCTCCTCTAATGTCTTCAATAAAGCATTAAAAGCCTCTGTGGTGAGCATATGCACCTCATCAATTATATAAACCTTATATTTACCTTGGCTGGGCACAAAGTTTAATTTTTCTTTTAATTCCCGAATTTCTTCAATCCCTCGATTAGAAGCAGCATCAATTTCTAAAACATCTAAAGAACGCCCAGCTTGAACATCCAAGCAATTTTGACATTCACAACAGGGTTCTATCCCTTGGGGTGCTAAACAATTAACTGTTTTAGCTAAAATTTTAGCCAAACTTGTTTTACCCGTTCCACGAGGACCGGAAAATAAATAGGCATGTCCTATCTTTTTCTGAACTAAAGCATTACATATGGTATCCCGAATATGATCTTGACCTACTAAATCAGCAAATTTTTCCGGACGCCATTCACGGTATAAAACCCGGTAAGACAACTCCCTTTCACCCCATTCCCTTTCCTTTAGCATATATAAAAAGCGACCTTTAAAGCAAGCCGCCCCTCAAAAAATTAATGACCGTGCACCCGTCCTTGAATGTGCCTTCCGGACGTTACTCCGCCAGTTAGCTCCAATTAGGTTCCCCTACGGCACACGAAAGGTTTTGCTTACCGCT
The Clostridia bacterium DNA segment above includes these coding regions:
- the dnaX gene encoding DNA polymerase III subunit gamma/tau, encoding MSYRVLYREWRPEKFADLVGQDHIRDTICNALVQKKIGHAYLFSGPRGTGKTSLAKILAKTVNCLAPQGIEPCCECQNCLDVQAGRSLDVLEIDAASNRGIEEIRELKEKLNFVPSQGKYKVYIIDEVHMLTTEAFNALLKTLEEPPVHVLFILATTEPQRIPATILSRCQRFDFKKITPQKIEERLKEILNAQQVTAEEGVLDLLVKKAEGGLRDAIGFLDQCLSLENEHLTLEKAYEVLGLVKQETLYALLQAINEQDAAQTLKIIVEVLNSGIEPGQVIKDLLDYLHQLLLLQVCGEETELVLLSSEMRIQMKKQATELGTAWLLEVMEHLAYVESQSRWYTNLKVVLETLLLNLIYRVQQSRQKKEAPLLSVIKEKWPQLMEQIKNSRRALHAFLMECMPHEIKDESLVLRFKKGYQFHCEQVAMEENKKVVEMILQDLLGVVLKIECCVEQ